Proteins co-encoded in one Deltaproteobacteria bacterium RBG_16_64_85 genomic window:
- a CDS encoding dynein regulation protein LC7 gives MTQGQFILRDKEYQGFQATLKRLLADSYAKVVFLVEKNGSLMASAGETGDFDTTSLASLAAGNIAATGGLASLIGEKEFSILFHEGERDNMHLTVVANRLILVVIFDRRSSVGLVRLRVRRAAVDLERILRDVDAKAEQVEDGGIEELTEADIESLFE, from the coding sequence ATGACGCAGGGACAATTCATACTCCGCGACAAGGAATACCAAGGCTTCCAGGCCACCCTGAAAAGGCTCCTTGCGGATTCCTACGCCAAAGTCGTCTTCCTCGTCGAAAAGAACGGCTCTCTCATGGCCTCCGCCGGGGAGACCGGGGACTTCGATACCACCTCGCTGGCGTCGCTGGCCGCCGGGAACATCGCCGCGACCGGGGGACTGGCCTCCCTCATCGGGGAGAAGGAATTTTCGATCCTTTTCCACGAGGGAGAGCGCGACAACATGCACCTCACCGTCGTCGCCAACCGGCTCATCCTGGTGGTGATCTTCGACCGGCGCTCCTCCGTGGGGCTCGTCCGGCTGCGCGTGCGGAGAGCCGCCGTGGATCTGGAAAGGATCCTTCGGGATGTCGACGCAAAGGCGGAACAGGTGGAAGATGGAGGGATCGAGGAGCTCACCGAGGCCGACATCGAGAGCCTGTTCGAATAA
- a CDS encoding gliding-motility protein MglA → MSFINYSSREINCKIVYYGPGLCGKTTNLQYIYRRMKPETRGRMISLATETERTLFFDFLPLSLGEIRGFKTRFHLYTVPGQVFYDASRRLILRGVDGAVFCADSQLTRMDSNVESMENLRINLREQGYDTDRIPLVLQYNKRDLSPIASVAELHSLLNYRNVPEFEAVAPTGVGVFETLKAIIKLILIDLKKGKR, encoded by the coding sequence ATGTCCTTCATCAACTATTCCTCCCGCGAGATCAATTGCAAAATCGTGTACTACGGGCCCGGCCTCTGCGGAAAGACGACGAACCTTCAGTACATCTACAGGCGGATGAAACCGGAAACGCGGGGGAGAATGATTTCCCTGGCCACGGAGACCGAGCGGACCCTGTTCTTCGACTTTCTCCCGCTGTCGCTCGGCGAGATCCGGGGATTCAAGACCCGCTTCCACCTCTACACGGTCCCCGGCCAGGTGTTCTACGACGCCAGCCGCAGGCTGATCCTGCGGGGGGTGGACGGCGCGGTATTCTGCGCCGATTCGCAGCTGACCCGCATGGACTCCAACGTGGAGTCCATGGAAAACCTCCGGATCAACCTCCGGGAGCAGGGGTACGATACCGACCGGATCCCCCTGGTCCTGCAGTACAACAAGCGGGACCTGAGCCCGATCGCCTCGGTGGCGGAGCTTCACTCCCTTCTCAATTACCGGAACGTCCCCGAGTTCGAGGCGGTGGCGCCGACGGGGGTCGGGGTCTTCGAGACGCTCAAGGCCATCATCAAGCTCATCCTCATCGATCTCAAGAAAGGCAAAAGATAA